A genome region from Candidatus Atribacteria bacterium ADurb.Bin276 includes the following:
- the recR gene encoding Recombination protein RecR: MSDSYPEALKNLIASFSRLPGVGPKTAQRLSFFLIKSLPDEIEGLINSLTEVKQKIHFCSRCGFYTENELCSICQDSTRESTILCVVERPQDVLSIEKTGYRGLYHVLQGVLSPLSGVGPEDLTINQLMKRIETEKFKEVILATNPSLDGEATAYFIARKLRSFSIRVTMIARGLPLGGDMEFADEITLTQAFEGRRDVHIDT, encoded by the coding sequence TATCCAGAGGCATTAAAAAATTTAATCGCCTCATTTTCGCGTCTCCCTGGCGTAGGCCCCAAAACCGCTCAAAGGTTATCTTTTTTTCTAATAAAATCATTACCGGATGAGATAGAGGGGTTGATTAATTCCCTTACTGAGGTGAAACAAAAAATTCACTTTTGTTCTCGTTGCGGTTTTTATACAGAAAATGAACTTTGTTCTATATGTCAGGATTCTACCCGGGAATCAACCATACTTTGCGTTGTTGAACGACCTCAGGATGTTCTTTCTATTGAAAAAACTGGTTATCGTGGTCTCTATCATGTTCTCCAGGGTGTGCTTTCTCCTCTTTCAGGTGTCGGTCCAGAAGATTTGACCATCAACCAACTCATGAAACGGATTGAAACTGAAAAATTTAAAGAAGTAATTTTAGCCACCAATCCTTCTCTTGACGGTGAAGCAACTGCCTATTTCATTGCCCGTAAACTCCGTTCTTTTTCGATTCGAGTCACGATGATTGCTCGTGGGTTACCCTTAGGTGGGGATATGGAGTTCGCTGATGAAATTACCCTAACTCAAGCTTTTGAAGGAAGAAGGGATGTTCACATAGATACTTGA